In Capsicum annuum cultivar UCD-10X-F1 chromosome 7, UCD10Xv1.1, whole genome shotgun sequence, one genomic interval encodes:
- the LOC107878093 gene encoding uncharacterized protein LOC107878093, producing the protein MNSSKSIVDVTTGAKIRKYSRLWEDDKDLGRQCPSYHLLLIENLERNLLPSSFRNFIHEHTSVSVQAYIFPSPSMQYASGIIVVDCEEKRQKILQFLDNPAHFIVSSIGRPLVVTERNLRHDMINMWSGSYEPQDMHLVTSLDKNLMVVHSGTEAYERAKQLKDLFQEFTSHQQVLYKRFAVEEMMILQKQQQQFNQIIDV; encoded by the exons ATGAATAGTTCCAAGAGTATTGTTGATGTGACAACAGGAG caaaaataaggaaatatagcAGGCTTTGGGAAGATGACAAAGATCTTGGACGGCAATGTCCAAGTTACCATCTTTTGCTTATTGAAAACTTGGAGAGGAACTTATTACCGTCGTCGTTTAGGAATTTTATACATGAACATACTTCTGTTTCAGTGCAAGCATACATTTTTCCTAGTCCGTCTATGCAATATGCCAGCGGTATTATTGTGGTAGATTGCGAAGAGAAGCGTCAGAAGATACTCCAGTTTTTGGATAATCCCGCCCACTTTATTGTGTCCTCAATTGGAAG GCCATTGGTTGTAACTGAAAGAAATTTAAGGCATGACATGATTAACATGTGGTCAGGAAGCTATGAACCCCAG GATATGCATCTTGTAACAAGTTTGGACAAAAATCTGATGGTGGTCCATTCAGGAACAGAAGCTTACGAAAGAGCAAAGCAGTTAAAAGATTTATTTCAAGAGTTCACGAGTCATCAACAGGTGCTCTATAAGAGGTTCGCAGTGGAAGAGATGATGATTTTGCAGAAACAGCAACAACAGTTCAACCAGATCATAGATGTGTGA